The Cydia splendana chromosome Z, ilCydSple1.2, whole genome shotgun sequence genome window below encodes:
- the LOC134804350 gene encoding nudC domain-containing protein 1 has product MPSSLVDLRPDRRLLDHEFEGYKLNLQALPHYSHELTSPVDRVFPDDVQYSFIHAKLFALHNHLVADKWDYTHSFYYIDEKQQVRHISFDNANLTFQNTVVYDIPAHVERKSGHFNLCLSFPSNTLALVSDGTGYLHIVDTRARSRPAERNAQWQTQQSSLILGEDKYFIIVDSRIVEKNNTEILHCLLQSVEQNEAQFDSVLTWVIFNFDVINSTWCQMSFRQVQGKGIVHYAALESLCSAIYLASDHPFKFTKDSEKEIVEKKEEIKTILYTWLQTSEDITITLKLEDNFDKKLFRVDVGPLEVKISYGGKELVSGRLRNRVDSELTTWNVQDNGQVNVLLTKSDSMLWDNLIEGGDNKGEQIMDESLIKEAHRRLSHLCSETEVTSIEQSAPGLSTQELEECDAASEEDTVLVRLDTNHETTHRVPLSVNRYLFSLTIDPQQSPAIVLRHDVDACIWQPYPTDNRPFLIHEGTLMAFGYIQSSKTNRKFITCPPNLSYGVVCESSRHIFVYQHRNSGQLRNRSGGVNRLVKVGQQNVFNVERFGEVVGIEATNDYLFVLTESSLVAIGIQ; this is encoded by the exons ATGCCTTCGAGTTTAGTTGACCTGCGGCCGGACCGTCGTCTGTTGGACCACGAGTTCGAAGGTTACAAGCTTAACCTGCAGGCGTTGCCTCACTACAGCCACGAGCTAACGTCGCCCGTAGACCGTGTATTCCCCGACGACGTCCAGTACTCTTTCATTCACGCGAAGCTCTTCGCACTTCATAACCACCTAGTAGCGGATAAGTGGGATTACACGCACAGCTTCTACTACATAGATGAGAAACAGCAAGTTAGGCACATTAGTTTCGATAACGCTAATCTAACGTTTCAAAACACCGTTGTTTACGATATCCCGGCTCATGTGGAGCGGAAATCTGGTCATTTTAACCTGTGCCTGTCGTTCCCCTCGAATACTTTGGCTTTGGTGAGTGACGGGACAGGGTACTTGCATATAGTTGACACGCGCGCTCGCAGCAGACCAGCCGAACGTAATGCACAATGGCAAACGCAGCAATCAAGTCTCATCTTGGGCGAAGATAAGTATTTCATAATTGTAGACTCCAGAATTGTAGAGAAAAACAATACGGAAATCTTACACTGTCTCTTACAGTCCGTAGAGCAGAATGAGGCTCAGTTTGACTCTGTTTTGACATGGGTCATTTTTAACTTTGACGTAATTAACTCAACCTGGTGTCAAATGAGCTTTCGACAAGTGCAAGGCAAAGGCATTGTACATTATGCCGCATTGGAGAGTTTGTGTTCGGCTATCTACCTAGCTTCAGACCATCCATTCAAATTTACAAAAGACTCGGAAAAGGAAATAGTAGAAAAAAAGGAAGAGATCAAAACAATATTGTACACTTGGCTGCAAACATcagaagatataactattacATTGAAATTGGAAGATAACTTTGACAAGAAGCTCTTCCGAGTGGATGTTGGTCCGTTGGAAGTTAAAATAAGCTACGGGGGTAAAGAGTTGGTGAGTGGCCGGCTACGGAACAGAGTGGACAGCGAGTTGACTACCTGGAATGTACAAGATAATGGTCAAGTTAATGTATTGTTGACAAAGTCAGACAGTATGCTGTGGGACAACCTCATTGAGG GTGGTGATAATAAGGGTGAACAGATTATGGACGAGAGTCTGATCAAGGAGGCACATCGCAGACTGTCACATCTGTGCTCCGAGACAGAGGTGACATCCATTGAACAGTCCGCTCCAGGGCTCTCCACACAAGAGTTGGAGGAGTGTGACGCAGCATCCGAGGAAGACACAGTGCTAG TTCGCCTAGACACCAACCACGAGACCACCCACCGCGTGCCGCTGAGCGTCAACCGCTACCTCTTCAGCCTCACCATCGACCCCCAACAGTCGCCCGCCATCGTCCTCCGCCACGACGTCGACGCCTGCATCTGGCAACCTTACCCTACCGACAACCGACCCTTTCTCATCCACGAGGGAACTCTAATGGCCTTCGGATACATACAGTCTTCAAAAACGAATAGGAAATTCATCACTTGCCCTCCTAATTTATCTTATGGGGTAGTATGCGAGAGTTCGAGGCATATTTTCGTGTATCAGCATAGGAATAGTGGGCAGTTGAGGAATAGGAGTGGGGGGGTGAATAGGTTGGTGAAAGTGGGGCAGCAGAACGTGTTTAACGTGGAGAGGTTCGGTGAGGTGGTGGGGATTGAGGCGACGAAtgattatttgtttgttttgacTGAGAGTTCTTTGGTGGCTATAGGTATTCAGTAg
- the LOC134804378 gene encoding uncharacterized protein LOC134804378, with the protein MPFVKDSSYRDMPSSSEIANEDYHEFLSLKKLIVKITKQQHSVFRCRSIGILSSQGQGYTLRDIDDSSIEVRVSLRYIKALVPYAGRPATAHILGFVHWSSGAPVLYAIFVKDVFPPLAHKLFTTMEWIVNNHKAINPERRRKDE; encoded by the exons ATGCCGTTCGTAAAGGACTCATCGTATCGCGACATGCCAAGTTCTTCAGAAATAGCCAAC GAGGATTACCACGAGTTTTTGTCACTGAAGAAGCTGATAGTGAAGATTACCAAGCAGCAGCACTCCGTCTTCCGGTGCAGGTCCATTGGGATCCTCTCCAGCCAGGGCCAGGGCTACACTTTGCGTgat atcGACGACAGCTCAATAGAGGTCCGCGTGTCCCTGCGCTACATTAAAGCGCTTGTTCCGTACGCGGGGAGACCTGCCACTGCGCATATACTTGGCTTCGTCCATTGGTCATCCGGAGCGCCCGTTTTATACGCCATCTTTGTCAAG gacgTCTTTCCGCCTCTAGCTCACAAACTCTTTACCACCATGGAATGGATAGTCAACAACCATAAGGCAATTAACCCGGAAAGAAGGAGAAAG GACGAATAA